In Rhodospirillales bacterium, a single window of DNA contains:
- a CDS encoding minor capsid protein has translation MTVEALDVPDAEAIEGFRLKGYRIAFDWRDTAAEEHARAFTVAKAMNRDILKDIRSAFDRAWANGDTVESFIDDLEPVLRKKGWWGRQTMVDPKTGKTRMVQLGSVHRLRLIFDANMRSATARGHWERIERLKDRMPFLRYVSVLDQRTRPDHMTWHGTILPVDHPFWTTHYPPNGWRCRCIVQQLSQDDLDRFGYQPNNGPPPGSGQTRPWTNKRTGETVQVPVGIDPGWQHNAGLVDPLRGPMPDLADAAAKGEPMSFVLAGRDIRRRLLRASGFDPADTAFDPMDPGLADALRGALRKDLADQGIVTGNTAPALATASRAKADMNARNAVDAAARDLPDTWIVAATAADKVRVGSTPAGTRVLGIYRPRIKGKGKTPEIETNATPSNALHEYVHHIQAVMPDLDRLFQNLHKRRNDGVAPASLGGYGGLGRKDEYIDAYFGREYDATNLKKLGYDTGRPALEVITRAFQITFHQITRTRPDGTTETLDIASLAHDDPELMDLVLGVLFHYNP, from the coding sequence GTGACCGTCGAAGCCCTCGACGTCCCCGACGCAGAGGCCATCGAGGGGTTCCGCCTCAAGGGGTACCGCATCGCCTTCGATTGGCGCGACACCGCAGCCGAGGAGCACGCACGCGCCTTCACCGTCGCCAAGGCCATGAACCGCGACATCCTCAAGGACATCCGCTCCGCCTTCGACCGCGCATGGGCAAACGGCGACACCGTCGAGAGCTTCATTGACGATCTCGAACCGGTCCTGCGCAAGAAGGGATGGTGGGGACGCCAGACCATGGTCGACCCCAAGACGGGCAAAACCCGCATGGTCCAGCTCGGATCGGTCCACCGTCTCCGCCTCATCTTCGACGCCAACATGCGCTCGGCCACGGCACGCGGCCACTGGGAGCGCATCGAACGCCTCAAGGATCGCATGCCCTTCCTGCGCTACGTCTCCGTGCTCGATCAGCGCACCCGGCCCGACCACATGACCTGGCATGGCACCATCCTGCCCGTCGATCATCCGTTCTGGACAACCCACTACCCGCCCAACGGCTGGCGGTGCCGCTGCATTGTCCAGCAGCTGTCCCAGGACGATCTCGACCGCTTCGGGTATCAGCCGAACAACGGCCCGCCACCCGGGTCCGGTCAGACTCGGCCATGGACCAACAAGAGGACTGGCGAGACCGTCCAGGTTCCCGTCGGCATCGACCCCGGCTGGCAGCACAACGCTGGCCTCGTCGATCCCCTGCGCGGCCCGATGCCCGATCTCGCAGACGCCGCCGCCAAGGGCGAGCCCATGTCCTTCGTTCTCGCCGGGCGCGACATCCGCCGCCGCCTGCTGCGCGCCTCGGGTTTCGACCCCGCCGATACGGCGTTCGACCCCATGGACCCCGGCCTCGCCGACGCGCTGCGCGGGGCCCTGCGCAAGGACCTCGCCGACCAGGGCATCGTCACCGGCAACACCGCACCCGCGCTCGCGACCGCGTCGAGAGCCAAAGCCGACATGAATGCCCGCAACGCCGTCGACGCCGCCGCTCGCGACCTGCCCGATACCTGGATCGTCGCCGCCACCGCGGCCGACAAGGTCAGGGTCGGCAGTACGCCGGCGGGGACACGCGTCCTGGGCATCTACAGGCCAAGGATCAAGGGCAAGGGCAAAACGCCAGAGATTGAGACGAACGCCACGCCGTCCAACGCGCTCCATGAGTACGTCCATCACATCCAGGCGGTCATGCCAGACCTCGACCGCCTGTTCCAGAACCTTCACAAGCGCCGCAACGACGGTGTCGCTCCCGCGTCTCTGGGCGGCTACGGAGGTCTCGGCCGCAAAGACGAATACATCGACGCCTACTTCGGCCGCGAGTACGACGCCACCAATCTCAAGAAACTGGGCTACGACACGGGCCGCCCCGCCCTTGAGGTCATCACCCGCGCGTTCCAGATCACATTCCACCAGATCACCAGGACGCGGCCTGATGGCACCACAGAGACCCTCGACATCGCCTCGCTCGCCCACGACGATCCCGAACTAATGGATCTGGTCCTCGGCGTCCTGTTCCACTATAATCCCTGA
- a CDS encoding DUF935 family protein, which produces MPVRLLIRHHQHPLRSWAVALERFGTPVAAARVRRDAAPEEVDRALNALAGLAAGTSLAIPEDIAIEILEASRRSGGDYEVFAREMDRMIASAVVSQHGTSEIGPHVGTGEVHMKVLERLVTADARRVCDALRRTVATWLTAWNYPGAAVPRLHRDTAPPEDLESRARRDAALAAASGLRPSRAYIEAVYGGEWEPASEPASTTDPPARLAAPGTGEAIDDAVDEIAREWQPLMEPVLAPVFEAVARAQTPDDLRAALDDPALLDAMNGEAFARRLGRATLAVRVVAAGEPGEDNAT; this is translated from the coding sequence GTGCCCGTCCGGCTTCTCATTCGCCATCATCAGCACCCACTGCGCTCATGGGCGGTTGCGCTCGAACGCTTCGGCACACCGGTCGCCGCCGCCCGCGTCCGGCGCGACGCGGCACCCGAGGAGGTCGACCGCGCCCTGAACGCCCTGGCCGGTCTGGCCGCCGGCACATCGCTCGCCATCCCCGAAGACATCGCCATCGAGATCCTTGAGGCCTCCCGCCGCTCCGGCGGCGACTATGAGGTCTTCGCCCGCGAGATGGACCGCATGATCGCCTCGGCCGTCGTCAGCCAGCACGGAACATCCGAGATCGGCCCTCACGTCGGCACAGGCGAGGTCCACATGAAGGTCCTGGAGCGCCTGGTCACGGCTGACGCACGGCGTGTCTGCGACGCCTTGCGCCGCACCGTCGCAACCTGGCTGACCGCATGGAACTATCCCGGTGCCGCCGTGCCGCGCCTGCACCGAGACACCGCGCCGCCCGAGGACCTGGAGTCACGCGCCCGGCGTGACGCCGCCCTGGCCGCAGCCTCCGGGCTGCGGCCCTCCCGCGCCTATATCGAAGCGGTCTATGGCGGCGAATGGGAGCCAGCCTCCGAGCCTGCGTCCACGACCGATCCGCCCGCCCGGCTGGCCGCACCCGGCACGGGCGAAGCCATCGACGATGCCGTCGACGAGATCGCCCGAGAATGGCAGCCGCTCATGGAACCGGTGCTCGCTCCGGTCTTCGAGGCCGTCGCCCGCGCTCAAACCCCGGACGATCTGCGCGCCGCGCTCGACGATCCCGCCCTGCTGGACGCCATGAACGGCGAGGCCTTCGCACGACGCCTGGGACGCGCCACGCTCGCGGTCCGCGTCGTCGCCGCCGGTGAGCCCGGCGAGGACAACGCGACGTGA
- a CDS encoding ammonium transporter, with the protein MSDGLDSLMVIFTEFYYWVTVVLMFLIHVGFCVYEVGASRRKNIQHTLMKNTMLIPLVTITFFYFGWWIYFAFPEFPLIGLSLSNDFANASVPWADAMGVNLQNRLTGVFWAAFLLFSWTTASIVSGAVIERIKTQAFLIIVVLVGSVTWILDAAWGWSYNGWMVQLWGFHDAYASSVVHGIAGGSALGVLVVLGPRLGKFAADGTPQAIPQNNPWFVTVGLFLIFTGFWGFYAACNVPIIDFYSDDMTGQEGTFFTATTIYLTPTTLSGITFNFLMSLSGGLLAGYILSRGDPFWSYSGGLAGVITASSGNDLYHPIEAMIIAMVGVWIAYKMHHWVERKFKIDDAVGAVAVHGYAGFAGTVIAGFMLWGYPAHILAPESAEMSIAWFGSDSAGIAVVNPLGNFLGAMLFFWGLGFLPCWILSKILDGMGWLRVPREVELAGLDTHDYGDAFPYHAYRDTTMEDVDRDLAKG; encoded by the coding sequence ATGTCTGACGGACTCGACTCCTTAATGGTGATCTTCACGGAATTCTACTACTGGGTCACAGTCGTCTTGATGTTCCTGATCCACGTAGGCTTCTGTGTCTATGAAGTCGGCGCCTCACGCCGCAAGAACATTCAACACACGCTGATGAAGAACACGATGCTGATCCCGCTGGTCACCATCACGTTCTTCTACTTCGGATGGTGGATCTATTTCGCCTTTCCCGAGTTCCCGCTCATCGGGTTGTCGCTGTCGAATGATTTCGCCAACGCATCGGTTCCTTGGGCCGACGCCATGGGCGTCAATCTGCAGAACCGCCTGACCGGTGTCTTCTGGGCAGCGTTCCTGTTGTTCTCGTGGACCACAGCCTCGATCGTCTCGGGGGCGGTGATCGAGCGCATCAAGACGCAGGCGTTCCTGATCATCGTCGTCCTGGTCGGCTCGGTGACATGGATTCTCGATGCCGCCTGGGGCTGGAGCTACAACGGCTGGATGGTCCAGCTCTGGGGTTTCCATGACGCCTATGCCTCCTCGGTGGTGCACGGTATCGCGGGCGGTTCGGCACTCGGTGTCCTTGTGGTCCTCGGACCGCGGCTTGGCAAGTTTGCCGCAGACGGTACACCACAGGCTATCCCGCAGAACAATCCCTGGTTCGTCACGGTCGGACTCTTCCTGATCTTCACCGGCTTTTGGGGTTTCTACGCGGCCTGCAACGTTCCGATCATCGACTTCTACAGCGACGACATGACCGGGCAGGAAGGAACGTTCTTCACGGCGACCACGATCTATCTGACGCCAACAACGCTCTCGGGCATCACGTTCAACTTCCTGATGTCGCTCTCGGGCGGTCTGCTGGCGGGTTACATTCTCTCCAGGGGCGATCCGTTCTGGAGCTACTCGGGCGGTCTTGCCGGTGTCATCACTGCATCGTCGGGCAATGATCTCTACCATCCGATCGAGGCGATGATTATCGCCATGGTCGGTGTCTGGATCGCCTACAAGATGCACCACTGGGTCGAACGGAAGTTCAAGATCGACGACGCCGTCGGCGCCGTAGCCGTGCATGGCTACGCAGGGTTCGCCGGTACCGTGATCGCGGGCTTCATGCTGTGGGGTTATCCGGCCCACATCCTGGCGCCGGAATCGGCAGAGATGTCTATCGCCTGGTTCGGCAGCGATTCCGCAGGCATTGCCGTTGTGAATCCGCTCGGCAACTTCCTCGGGGCCATGCTGTTCTTCTGGGGGCTTGGGTTCCTGCCATGCTGGATTCTCTCGAAGATCCTGGACGGCATGGGCTGGCTCCGCGTTCCGCGCGAGGTCGAACTTGCCGGTCTCGACACCCACGACTACGGCGACGCCTTCCCGTATCACGCCTATCGCGATACCACGATGGAAGACGTCGACCGCGATCTGGCCAAGGGCTGA
- a CDS encoding formate--tetrahydrofolate ligase: MATPKSDIEIAQAATLRPIIELAKDRLDIDPGHLEPYGHDKAKLSFDYINGIQDRPNGKLVLVTAITPTPAGEGKTTTTVGLGDALNRIGKNTLICLREPSLGPSFGVKGGAAGGGYAQIVPMEDINLHFTGDFHAIGVANNLLAAMVDNHIYWGNSLGIDERRITWRRVVDMNDRALRSIVGSLGGVANGFPREDGFDITVASEVMAIFCLATDLEDLKRRLGNIVVGYTRDRRPVRAHELNAQGSMAALLKDAIKPNLVQTLENNPAFVHGGPFANIAHGCNSVLATSTALKMADYVVTEAGFGADLGAEKFFDIKCRKAGIAPEAVVIVATVRALKMHGGVAKGDLKEENVAAVEAGFANLQRHVENVAKFGVPAVVSVNRFIADTDAEMAKLLELCEANDVKCVEANHWAEGGAGAEDLACAVVEIVDDGQANFKPLYPDDMPLEEKIRTVAREIYQADDIQVPPAISKQLADLDQTEAGKFPICMAKTQYSFSTDPTLKAAPTGFDIPVREVKLSAGAEFLVVITGAIMTMPGLPRIPAADKIDVDGNGVISGLF; encoded by the coding sequence ATGGCGACGCCCAAATCCGACATTGAGATTGCCCAGGCCGCAACGCTGCGGCCAATCATCGAGCTGGCCAAGGACCGGCTCGATATCGACCCGGGTCATCTCGAGCCCTATGGCCATGACAAGGCCAAGCTTTCGTTCGACTACATCAACGGCATCCAGGACCGGCCCAACGGCAAGCTCGTGCTGGTCACCGCCATCACGCCGACGCCCGCGGGCGAGGGCAAGACCACGACCACAGTCGGCCTGGGCGATGCACTGAACCGCATCGGCAAGAACACGCTGATCTGCCTGCGCGAGCCCTCGCTTGGCCCGAGCTTCGGCGTGAAGGGCGGTGCGGCCGGCGGCGGCTACGCCCAGATCGTACCAATGGAGGACATCAACCTTCACTTCACTGGCGACTTCCACGCTATCGGCGTCGCCAACAATCTGCTCGCCGCCATGGTCGACAACCACATCTACTGGGGCAACAGCCTGGGCATCGACGAGCGCCGCATCACCTGGCGGCGCGTAGTCGACATGAACGACCGCGCCCTGCGTTCGATCGTCGGCTCGCTCGGCGGCGTCGCCAACGGCTTCCCGCGCGAGGACGGCTTCGACATTACCGTGGCCTCGGAAGTTATGGCGATCTTCTGCCTCGCCACCGATCTTGAGGACCTCAAGCGCCGCCTCGGCAACATCGTCGTCGGCTACACGCGTGATCGGAGGCCGGTTCGGGCCCACGAGCTTAACGCGCAGGGTTCGATGGCCGCGCTCCTGAAGGATGCGATCAAGCCCAATCTGGTGCAGACGCTCGAGAACAACCCAGCCTTCGTGCACGGTGGTCCGTTCGCCAACATCGCGCACGGCTGCAATTCGGTGCTGGCGACCTCGACCGCGCTCAAGATGGCCGACTACGTCGTCACCGAGGCGGGCTTCGGCGCTGATCTCGGCGCGGAGAAGTTCTTCGACATCAAGTGCCGCAAGGCCGGCATCGCTCCCGAGGCCGTGGTCATTGTCGCCACCGTCCGCGCGCTCAAGATGCACGGCGGTGTCGCCAAGGGCGACCTCAAGGAGGAGAATGTCGCTGCTGTCGAGGCAGGCTTCGCCAATCTCCAGCGCCACGTCGAGAACGTCGCCAAGTTCGGCGTTCCGGCGGTGGTCTCGGTCAACCGCTTCATCGCGGATACCGACGCCGAGATGGCCAAGCTGCTCGAGCTCTGCGAAGCCAACGACGTGAAGTGCGTCGAGGCCAATCACTGGGCCGAGGGCGGCGCGGGTGCGGAAGACCTAGCGTGCGCCGTGGTCGAGATCGTCGACGACGGCCAGGCCAATTTCAAGCCGCTCTATCCCGACGACATGCCGCTTGAGGAGAAGATCCGCACTGTCGCGCGCGAGATCTACCAGGCCGACGACATCCAGGTCCCGCCCGCGATCTCCAAGCAGCTCGCCGATCTCGACCAGACCGAGGCCGGCAAGTTCCCGATCTGCATGGCGAAGACCCAGTACAGCTTCTCGACCGACCCAACGCTCAAGGCCGCGCCGACCGGGTTCGACATCCCGGTTCGCGAGGTCAAGCTCTCGGCCGGTGCCGAGTTCCTAGTCGTTATCACCGGCGCGATCATGACCATGCCGGGACTGCCGCGGATACCTGCCGCTGACAAGATCGACGTCGACGGCAACGGCGTCATCTCCGGCCTGTTCTAG
- a CDS encoding redoxin domain-containing protein, giving the protein MKPEFDKRKTKLIGLNIDGVADHERWCQDIEDITGNGLNYPLLADPDLSVAKTYNMLPADAGASSEGRTPVDNATVRNVYVYVIGPDKHIKAMISYPMSTGRNFNEVLRLLDSCQLTAKHKVATPANWQNGENVIIVPAVKDDEAKERFPNGWDAPKPYLRIVPPPQN; this is encoded by the coding sequence ATGAAGCCCGAGTTCGACAAGCGCAAGACGAAGCTGATCGGCCTCAATATCGACGGTGTGGCCGACCATGAACGCTGGTGCCAGGACATTGAGGACATCACCGGCAACGGGCTCAACTATCCGCTGCTGGCGGACCCCGACCTCTCTGTCGCCAAGACCTACAACATGCTTCCCGCTGACGCCGGCGCGAGCTCGGAAGGCCGCACCCCGGTCGACAACGCCACGGTGCGCAATGTCTACGTCTACGTCATCGGACCCGACAAGCATATCAAGGCGATGATCAGCTATCCGATGTCGACCGGCCGGAACTTCAACGAGGTCCTGCGCCTGCTCGATTCGTGCCAGCTCACTGCCAAGCACAAGGTCGCCACCCCGGCCAACTGGCAGAACGGTGAAAATGTCATCATCGTCCCGGCGGTGAAGGACGACGAAGCCAAGGAGCGGTTCCCCAACGGCTGGGACGCACCGAAGCCCTACCTCCGCATCGTCCCGCCGCCGCAGAACTGA
- the uvrC gene encoding excinuclease ABC subunit UvrC, giving the protein MAKADRDERPAREISGPATEQVERESSERGVKAIQTALKTMPQTPGVYRMLSDKGEVLYVGKARSLKKRVKAYTQPGRLDPRLHRMVAGTASMEIVTTATEAEALLLEANLIKKLKPRYNVVLRDDKSFPYILLRLDHHWPQVVKHRGARRRKGEYFGPFASTGSVNQTVTALQRAFPLRSCTDHVFANRTRPCLQHQIKRCVAPCVGLAADKDYARLVDETRAFLKGRTREVQDKLADRMQEAADALDFERAAGLRDRIRALNHIQAHQSINVAPIEEADVVALHQAGGQACVQVFFVRQGRNYGNRAYYPSRTKDQSEGEVLAAFLGQFYEDKEVPRLILVSAMPDNAALMTEALTGRAGRKVEISVPQRGDRRTLMRHALHNAKDALARRMAESATQRELLESLADRLGLDGPPQRIEVYDNSHIQGAQPVGGMIVAGPDGFMKNQYRKFTIKGEAAQQDAIGGDDYGMMREVLTRRFSRLIKEDPERGQGAWPDLVIVDGGQGQLRIATEVFEDLGVIDVALAGVAKGPDRDAGREKFFLPGKSPFMLPQRDPVLYFVQRLRDEAHRFAIGAHRTKRANQIGKSVLDDISGIGPRRKKALLHHFGSAKAVGDAAFTDLEKVDGIDRTVAQRIWDHFHSNG; this is encoded by the coding sequence ATGGCAAAAGCAGACAGGGACGAACGGCCGGCGCGGGAGATTTCGGGCCCCGCGACCGAGCAGGTCGAAAGGGAGTCGAGCGAGCGTGGCGTCAAGGCGATCCAGACGGCCTTGAAGACAATGCCGCAGACTCCGGGTGTCTACCGTATGTTGTCGGACAAGGGCGAGGTGCTCTACGTCGGCAAGGCGCGCAGCCTGAAGAAACGGGTCAAGGCCTACACCCAGCCCGGCCGTCTCGACCCCCGACTCCACCGCATGGTCGCTGGCACGGCGTCGATGGAGATCGTCACCACGGCGACCGAGGCCGAGGCCCTGCTGCTCGAAGCCAACCTGATCAAGAAGCTGAAGCCGCGCTACAACGTGGTGCTTCGCGACGACAAGTCGTTCCCCTACATACTCCTGCGGCTCGACCACCACTGGCCCCAGGTGGTGAAGCACCGTGGCGCACGCCGCCGCAAGGGTGAGTACTTCGGGCCCTTCGCCAGCACCGGATCGGTCAACCAGACAGTGACGGCCCTGCAGCGCGCCTTCCCGCTCAGAAGCTGTACCGACCATGTCTTCGCCAACCGCACCCGGCCTTGCCTGCAGCACCAGATCAAGCGTTGCGTGGCGCCTTGCGTCGGGCTGGCCGCCGACAAGGACTATGCCCGGCTGGTCGACGAGACCCGCGCCTTCCTGAAAGGCCGCACCCGCGAGGTGCAGGACAAGCTGGCCGACCGTATGCAGGAGGCAGCCGATGCGCTCGACTTCGAACGCGCCGCCGGGTTGCGCGACCGCATCCGCGCGCTGAACCACATCCAGGCGCATCAGAGCATCAACGTCGCCCCGATCGAGGAAGCCGACGTCGTGGCGCTGCACCAGGCCGGCGGCCAGGCTTGCGTCCAGGTCTTCTTCGTCCGCCAGGGCCGCAACTACGGCAACCGCGCCTACTATCCCAGCCGCACGAAAGACCAATCCGAGGGCGAGGTGCTCGCCGCCTTTCTGGGTCAGTTCTATGAGGACAAGGAAGTGCCGCGCCTGATCCTCGTCTCGGCGATGCCCGACAACGCCGCGCTCATGACCGAGGCCCTGACCGGTCGCGCCGGCCGCAAGGTGGAGATATCCGTGCCCCAGCGCGGCGACAGGCGTACGCTGATGCGTCACGCCTTGCACAACGCCAAGGACGCGCTGGCCCGTCGCATGGCCGAAAGCGCGACCCAACGCGAACTGCTCGAGAGTCTCGCCGACCGCCTCGGTCTCGACGGCCCGCCGCAGCGTATCGAGGTCTACGACAACAGCCACATTCAAGGTGCCCAACCGGTCGGCGGCATGATCGTGGCGGGCCCCGACGGCTTTATGAAGAACCAGTACCGCAAGTTTACGATCAAGGGGGAAGCCGCACAGCAGGATGCGATCGGGGGCGATGACTACGGCATGATGCGTGAGGTGCTGACCCGCCGTTTCTCGCGCCTGATCAAGGAAGACCCCGAGCGCGGACAGGGTGCCTGGCCGGATCTTGTGATCGTCGACGGCGGCCAGGGCCAGCTTAGGATCGCCACGGAAGTTTTTGAAGATCTCGGTGTCATCGACGTCGCGCTGGCGGGTGTCGCCAAGGGACCGGACCGCGATGCCGGTCGCGAGAAGTTCTTCCTGCCCGGCAAAAGCCCCTTCATGCTGCCTCAGCGCGATCCCGTTCTCTACTTCGTGCAGCGCCTCCGCGACGAGGCCCACCGTTTCGCCATCGGTGCCCATCGCACCAAACGCGCCAATCAGATTGGCAAATCCGTACTGGACGACATCAGCGGCATCGGCCCCCGTCGCAAGAAGGCGCTGCTGCATCATTTCGGCTCTGCCAAGGCCGTGGGCGATGCGGCGTTCACCGATCTCGAAAAGGTCGACGGTATCGACCGCACGGTTGCCCAGCGGATCTGGGATCATTTCCACTCTAACGGGTGA
- the pgsA gene encoding CDP-diacylglycerol--glycerol-3-phosphate 3-phosphatidyltransferase — MNARQLLLPPNLLSLTRYAVGPTVLLTFDVSDDSTVILALILMLIAEATDVLDGWVARRFGQVTNLGKLLDPLSDSMYRFCIFLAFFSEDLMTAWMIVVIFGRDILVAYVRAFAASNGIVLAARTSGKVKAVVQGIAQVGLVAMLDVPSIVDPAVARSVGHWLLMIAVLVTAYSAFDYLIGTVRGVVAKTQNAG, encoded by the coding sequence ATGAACGCACGGCAGCTTCTGCTCCCGCCGAACCTGCTCAGCCTGACGCGCTACGCCGTCGGGCCCACGGTGCTGCTGACCTTCGACGTCTCCGATGACAGCACCGTCATTCTGGCGCTCATCCTGATGCTGATCGCCGAGGCGACCGACGTGCTTGATGGCTGGGTCGCGCGCCGCTTCGGCCAGGTCACCAACCTCGGCAAGCTGCTCGATCCTCTGTCCGACAGCATGTACCGCTTCTGCATCTTCCTCGCGTTTTTCAGCGAGGACCTGATGACGGCCTGGATGATCGTCGTGATCTTCGGCCGCGATATCTTGGTCGCCTACGTCCGCGCCTTCGCAGCGAGCAACGGCATCGTGCTTGCCGCACGCACCAGCGGCAAGGTCAAGGCGGTGGTACAGGGCATCGCCCAGGTCGGGCTGGTCGCCATGCTCGATGTGCCGTCCATTGTCGATCCCGCCGTGGCGAGATCGGTCGGCCATTGGCTTCTGATGATTGCCGTGCTCGTCACCGCCTACTCTGCCTTCGACTACCTCATCGGCACGGTGCGCGGCGTGGTAGCCAAGACACAGAATGCCGGCTGA
- a CDS encoding HAD-IIB family hydrolase — protein MATAGATPRFVLTDIDDTLTTNGRIRGAALSAMERLQAAGIACIPVTGRPAGWCDHIVRMWPVDGVVGENGAFFFRMDRDARRVVRRYAEPPETFAANRARLDALGEAVLSSVPGTRLASDQAYRLADIAIDFAEDVGPLDQAAIDAILAICAEYGATAKVSSIHVNVWFGDYDKAGMLFTLLDEAFGLDTEATKASAIYVGDSPNDEPLFRAFPWSVGVANIAAFLDRFEHLPRFVCSQAEGDGFVELVDRLLAGHG, from the coding sequence ATGGCCACCGCCGGTGCGACGCCACGCTTCGTGCTGACCGACATCGACGACACCTTGACCACCAACGGCCGGATCAGGGGTGCGGCGCTGTCGGCCATGGAGCGCCTGCAAGCCGCCGGTATCGCCTGCATTCCGGTGACGGGGCGCCCGGCAGGCTGGTGCGACCACATCGTGCGGATGTGGCCGGTCGACGGTGTCGTCGGTGAGAACGGCGCGTTCTTCTTCCGCATGGACCGGGACGCTCGCCGTGTCGTCCGGCGCTATGCCGAACCGCCGGAGACCTTTGCGGCCAACCGCGCCCGCCTCGACGCTCTCGGCGAAGCCGTGCTTTCGAGCGTGCCCGGGACGCGCCTCGCCTCCGATCAGGCCTACCGCCTGGCCGACATCGCGATCGACTTCGCGGAAGATGTCGGACCGCTCGATCAGGCTGCGATCGACGCCATCCTCGCGATCTGCGCCGAGTACGGCGCGACGGCCAAGGTCAGCTCGATCCACGTCAACGTCTGGTTCGGCGACTACGACAAGGCGGGCATGCTGTTCACTCTTCTGGATGAGGCCTTCGGTCTCGATACCGAGGCGACCAAGGCAAGCGCGATCTATGTCGGCGACTCCCCCAACGACGAGCCGCTCTTCCGCGCCTTCCCCTGGTCGGTCGGCGTCGCCAACATCGCAGCGTTCCTCGACCGTTTCGAACACCTGCCGAGATTCGTGTGCAGCCAGGCGGAGGGTGACGGTTTCGTCGAACTGGTCGACAGGCTCTTGGCCGGTCATGGCTAG
- a CDS encoding molybdopterin molybdotransferase MoeA — MTQMTDDCFAHGDRLMTAAEAIDLIARIAVPVTGLESVAVAEARGRILAEDAVSAMNVPPHPNAAVDGYAFFYNDLAADGETVLPVTARVPAGHALDRPAVRGEAIRIFTGAPMPEGLDTVIMQEDTREEGDKVAMPAGIKRGANRRDAGEDVRAGSTILKAGRRLKPQDLGLAVSVGLTTLPCRKPLRVALFSTGDEVTEPGDKLRPGAIYDANRYAVKSLLEGLGCRVTDLGILPDEGPETRAAIAEAAKDHHALMTSGGVSVGDEDHVRQTIMEGGTLHAWYMAIKPGRPLMLGKIGGAAFIGLPGNPAAAMVTFLRFARPLLLRLAGAKDVDPHVFTVRAAFNRKKKGGRREYVRVHLSRAGDDVLEAHAFGREGAGLLSSLVETSGLAELPEDMTQLEKGGMIEVLPFSEVIG, encoded by the coding sequence GTGACCCAGATGACCGACGACTGTTTCGCCCATGGCGACCGGCTGATGACCGCCGCGGAGGCGATCGATCTGATCGCGCGTATCGCAGTGCCCGTGACCGGTCTCGAGTCCGTGGCGGTCGCGGAGGCTCGGGGTCGCATCTTGGCCGAGGATGCCGTCTCGGCGATGAACGTGCCGCCCCACCCAAACGCGGCGGTCGACGGCTATGCCTTCTTTTACAACGATCTCGCAGCCGATGGCGAAACCGTTCTGCCGGTGACGGCGCGCGTGCCGGCAGGCCACGCACTCGACCGGCCCGCCGTGCGCGGCGAGGCGATCCGCATCTTCACCGGCGCGCCGATGCCCGAAGGGCTCGACACCGTGATCATGCAGGAGGACACGCGCGAGGAGGGCGATAAGGTCGCCATGCCGGCCGGCATCAAGCGCGGTGCCAACCGGCGCGATGCGGGTGAGGACGTTCGTGCCGGCAGTACGATCCTTAAGGCCGGGCGACGGTTGAAGCCGCAGGACCTCGGTCTTGCGGTATCGGTCGGTCTGACCACGCTGCCCTGCCGCAAACCGCTGCGCGTGGCGCTGTTCTCGACCGGCGACGAGGTGACCGAACCGGGTGATAAGCTGCGCCCCGGCGCCATCTACGACGCCAACCGCTATGCGGTGAAGAGCCTTCTCGAAGGCCTGGGCTGCCGGGTAACCGATCTCGGCATCCTGCCGGATGAGGGGCCAGAGACACGCGCCGCGATCGCCGAGGCCGCAAAAGACCACCACGCGCTCATGACCTCGGGCGGGGTCTCCGTCGGTGACGAGGACCACGTGCGCCAGACCATCATGGAGGGTGGCACGCTGCATGCCTGGTACATGGCAATCAAGCCGGGCCGTCCCCTGATGCTGGGCAAGATCGGCGGTGCGGCCTTCATCGGCCTTCCGGGCAATCCCGCCGCCGCCATGGTCACCTTTCTGCGCTTCGCCCGACCGCTCCTGCTGCGGCTCGCCGGCGCAAAAGATGTCGATCCCCATGTCTTCACCGTTCGCGCCGCCTTCAACCGCAAGAAGAAGGGCGGCCGGCGCGAGTATGTCCGCGTGCATCTGTCACGCGCCGGCGACGATGTTCTGGAGGCCCATGCCTTCGGCCGTGAAGGCGCTGGCCTGCTGTCATCGTTGGTCGAAACCTCCGGGCTCGCCGAACTGCCCGAAGACATGACACAGCTGGAAAAGGGCGGCATGATCGAGGTTCTGCCTTTCAGCGAGGTGATCGGGTGA